A genomic region of Glycine max cultivar Williams 82 chromosome 15, Glycine_max_v4.0, whole genome shotgun sequence contains the following coding sequences:
- the LOC106796183 gene encoding uncharacterized mitochondrial protein AtMg00810-like — protein MDRGFRRSKSESTLYIKYQGQYTLLLSLYVDDLIYMGNNTKMMMEFKEDMMKTFEMTDLGLMSYFLSIEVSQRNEGIFISQKKYTEGLLKKFKMYGCKPVATPLITNEKLQKNDGAPKADASKYRSLIGSLLYLIATRPDIIYATSLLSRFMQSPSQIHFGAGKRILRYLQGTKEFDIWYTTETNSELLGYTDSDWAGSADDMKSTSGCAFSLGSGMFSWASKKQATVA, from the coding sequence ATGGATCGAGGATTCAGGAGGAGTAAGAGTGAGTCTACACTTTACATCAAGTATCAAGGGCAGTACACTCTCTTACTCTCTCTATATGTAGATGATCTTATCTACATGGGAAACAATACTAAGATGATGATGGAGTTTAAAGAAGACATGATGAAGACCTTTGAGATGACCGACCTTGGTTTGATGAGTTACTTCCTCAGCATAGAGGTAAGTCAGAGAAATGAAGGGATATTCATCTCGCAAAAGAAATACACAGAAGGCTTACTTAAGAAATTCAAGATGTATGGTTGCAAACCTGTTGCTACTCCACTCATAACAAATGAGAAACTACAGAAGAATGATGGAGCACCAAAAGCTGATGCATCCAAATACCGAAGTCTAATTGGAAGCCTCCTATATTTGATAGCTACACGGCCTGACATAATATATGCTACAAGTCTTCTatcaagattcatgcaaagcccAAGTCAAATACACTTTGGAGCAGGAAAAAGAATTTTGAGGTATCTACAAGGAACAAAAGAGTTCGATATATGGTATACTACCGAAACCAACTCAGAATTACTTGGCTACACCGACAGTGATTGGGCAGGTTCAGCAGATGACATGAAGAGTACCTCTGGCTGTGCTTTCTCACTAGGATCGGGAATGTTCTCTTGGGCATCGAAGAAGCAAGCTACAGTAGCATAA